The nucleotide window GGCGCCACGCCCAATGCGCGTTCAAGGTGATGGGCGAGCGCGGCATCAATGTTGTCCCCGCCCAGCAGAAGGTGCTCACCGACCGCGATGCGTTCGAGCTGCGGCAGCCCGGTCGCGTCATCGGGTCCAGCAAGACGCGCGGTAAAAAGACTGAAATCAGAGGTGCCTCCACCGAGGTCGCAAACCAGCAGGTTGAGCGAACGGGGCGCTGAGGTTTTCGCGCCAGAGACGGCGGGCGTGAGGTCTTTCAGCCAACAATTGAGCCCTGCGGAGCCGCCGTGACGCGCGAGCCAATCGTAAAAAACGGCCTGCGGTTCTTCGAGCAGGCGCACACAAGCGGGCAGACCGGCTTCACGGGCAGCGGCGAGGGTGAGCTCTTGAGCATCGGGCGCAAATGAGGCCGGCACCGTCAGGATAACGGGGGGAGCGTCTTCGGCATGGGGATCCAGCGATGTCGAAAGCAGCGGACGGGCGCTGGCCCAGATTTGGCGCAGGAGCTGGGCAGAGGCGGACACCGGCGAAACCCGCTCGGTTTCTGCAACCTCGGTGCTGCCCCAAGGAAGAATCAGGCGGGTGCGGTCGACGAGGCGGTGACTGAGCCAGGATTTTGCGGCGTGGGTCACGCGGCCCGGGGTGCGCGGGGCGGCGCGGCGTGCGAGGTAGCCACAAACGGGCGACGGGCCGAGCGTTGCCTGCTCGTCGGGCCGGGGGTGATACAGGAACGACGGAAGCAGGTCGGCGAGGAGCGTTGTGCCCCCTTCTTCGATCTGGGCGATCGGCACGATTTCCGGTGGCAACACGGCGCCGTCGGCCGCAGCAGAAACGATGGCGAGGGCGCAGTTACTCGTGCCCAGATCGATGCCGATGCTCAGCGTGCAGGGCGGCACAGGCGCGACGTTGGAGGAGGCGAGATCAGACACGGGCGAGCGCGGGCTCAGGCGGTGCGGACCTTGAACTCCAGCCGCCAAGTCCGATCGGTCTCGGCGTGGCGTAGGTGGAGTTCAAGTACGCCGAGTTCGTTCACCCGCGAAACCAACCGCACGGGAATGACGTCGCCCTCGGCGAGGCCTTTACCCGGGGGGAGCACGGTTTCGACGCGCGCACTTTCCTCAAGATCACGCAGCGCATCGGCGACGAGCGTGCCGGTACGATCACCGGCGCGGGCGGTGCTGCTGAAGAGGCGGAATTCCACGGGTTCGCCGACGACCAGGCCGAACTCGCGTTCGGCGAGGGTGGCGCTGGTGCCCTCCTCCATGCCTTGGGGCGCAACGCAAAGGGCTTTGATCGCGGGCTTGAAGCCGGGCACGGCGAGCACCGTGGATTCAAGACCGACGTAGTAGGAACGGGCCGTGCCGGCGCGGATGCGCACACCCGCGCCGGAGTTGAGCAAACGACCGTAGGCTGCGGCCCCGCGTGCAACCGCGAGATCGTAGTCGGCTCCGGCGAGTTCGACGGGAGCAGCGCCGAACCAACCCGCGAGCAAATCGAGGACGCGGCGGCGCATGGGCGCGGCCTTAAACACCCCTCCATTGAACAACACATGGGTCGGACGCAGCAGGCCGTGCGCACGGGTGGCGAGTGCGTTGCCCACACGGGCCTGCAAGTCGGAGGAGGAGGCGACGTTTTGCTCGCTGCGTTGAAGGAAACGGGCGAGGTGGCGGCTCAGCGCGGGATCGGCGGCGTAGTTGAGCCCCAATTCGCGCAACCCACCCGCGCTGCGCCCGGTAGGGAAATCCGTGGGCGCGGTGAGGGGCAGAAAGCCGTCGAGTGCGATGGCTTCAAGCAATGGGCGTTCGAGTCGGGTCGAAACGGTGCTGGCAAAAAGCCGGGCGCTGCGAGTGGGGACGGCCACGGGAACGCCTGGCAAAGCGGGGTCATTAAAGAGCGCTTCTTTGGCGTCACGCGCGGCCT belongs to Opitutus sp. and includes:
- a CDS encoding Hsp70 family protein, whose amino-acid sequence is MDTACTLALGIDLGTSNSAVALVTGPEPARIVPLIQAAGPGAIESLPLLPSALYLPHPDEQVAGSFTLPWTAGKDAPVVGRFARSRGALAPDRLVTSAKSWLCNSRIDRTAAILPWQSESVPAAAKVSPLDATTQFLTHLRSAVSHADELNWAATRVVITVPASFDEAARNLTRDAASRAGFTEPLLLEEPLAAFYAWLETAGTDWRRHVRPGDVVLVCDVGGGTADFSLIAVGETAGALALDRISVGEHILLGGDNLDLALAHALRAQLEEAGQAVDEWQFLALVQAARDAKEALFNDPALPGVPVAVPTRSARLFASTVSTRLERPLLEAIALDGFLPLTAPTDFPTGRSAGGLRELGLNYAADPALSRHLARFLQRSEQNVASSSDLQARVGNALATRAHGLLRPTHVLFNGGVFKAAPMRRRVLDLLAGWFGAAPVELAGADYDLAVARGAAAYGRLLNSGAGVRIRAGTARSYYVGLESTVLAVPGFKPAIKALCVAPQGMEEGTSATLAEREFGLVVGEPVEFRLFSSTARAGDRTGTLVADALRDLEESARVETVLPPGKGLAEGDVIPVRLVSRVNELGVLELHLRHAETDRTWRLEFKVRTA